In Vidua chalybeata isolate OUT-0048 chromosome 5, bVidCha1 merged haplotype, whole genome shotgun sequence, one genomic interval encodes:
- the TCF20 gene encoding transcription factor 20 isoform X5 has protein sequence MLREGVRATALLLNSMQSFREQSSYHGNQQSYPQEVHTSSRLEEFSPRQQAQMFQSFGGGAGSGRRGATGASTAMPGSAQYQQQASSQQQQVQQLRQQIYQSHQPLPQASSQSASSTSHLQPMQRPSTLPSSASGYQLRVGQFSQHYQPPSSSSSSSFPSPQRFGQSGQNYDGSYNVNSGSQYEGHAVGSNAQAYGTQSNYSFQTQPMKSFEQSKLPQSGQQGQQQQHPPQHVMQYSNAATKLSLQSQVGQYSQTEVPVRSPMQFHQNFSPISNPSPAASVVQSPSCSSTPSPLMPGGENLQCGQGNMSMGSRNRILQMMPQLSPTPSMMPSPNAHAGGFKGFGLEGLQEKRLTDPGLSSLSALSSQVANLPNTVQHMLLSDALAPQKKSSKRSSSSKKADSCTNSEGSSQAEEQLKSPMAESLDGGCSSSSEDHGERVRQLSGQSTSSDTTYKGGNLERPNSSPAQGSQNEPSKLSSSPAAREDVASPDGKEAVVAVENAPKVNEKAVGVIVSREAMTGRVEKSGGQDKPAQDDASTAPQAPASTSGAKEAGHAGTQQETQGGGKGSKSGDNTNHNGEGNSQPGHAVVGPNFPARTESSKSPGSLRYSYKDNIAPGIQRSIGGFPQYPSGQEKGDFPGHSERKGRNEKFPSLLQEVLQGYHHHPDRRYSRNAQEHSGMAGSLEGAMRPNVLISQTNELTNRGLLNKSMGSLLEGPHWGPWDRKSSSAAADMKQINLADYPIARKFDVESQSAAHEAGALSERRSVICDISPLRQLVRDPGPHPIGHMGPEARSGRSERLSSGLSQSVILPGGLVSMETKMKAHSGQIKEEDFEQSKSSASLNNKKTGDHCHPAGIKHESFRGNASPGAAVSDAAPDYMPQQDNRSTQMRRGPGRTGRGKSPSQYQDLADKLKMSPGRSRGPGADLHHMNPHMTLSERVSRGSLHSVYPQNSEGPSLASAYHANARPHAFGDPNQSLNSQYHYKRQIYQQQQEEYKDWASSAAQGVIAAAQHRQEGARKSPRQQQFLERVRSPLKNDKDGMMYLQGSSYHDTGSQEAGRCVMGSDSTQSKCTELKHGSQKLQHHESGWDLSRQTSPAKSSGPLGAANQKRFCPQDSDGHRREESTDLPKPSNAMLRLPGQEDQSPQNPLIMRRRVRSFISPIPTKRQPHDMKNSGSEDKGRLMTSTKEGADKTYNSYAHSSQSQDAGKSVAKGDSFKDLPSPDNRNCPAVSLTSPAKTKILPPRKGRGLKLEAIVQKITSPNIRRSVSANSAETGPDTVTLDDILSLKSGPEGGNVAGHGPEAEKRKGEISDEVGPASQDTTGEKTVPRSSEEWQSSEDDKNKKEVPETAGIGKEGAGSSAAPPPSQKSSGQGRSDGSISGAGTLTFSDSKTISPSSVFISEPNPKSEEKDGDVTNISPKPDGFPPKGYFPSGKKKGRPIGSVNKQKKQQQQQQLPVPPPPQPAPSQPAEGVGAGEPKPKRQRRERRKPAAQPRKRKPRRAAPIVEPQEPEIKLKYATQSVDKSDSKNKSFFPYIHVVNKCELGAVCTIINAEEEEQNKLVRGRKGQRSSTPPPSNAESKVLPTSTFMLQGPVVTESSVLGHLVCCLCGKWASYRNMGDLFGPFYPQDYAATLPKNPPPKRATEMQSKVKVRHKSASNGSKTDTEEEEEQQQQKEQRSLAAHPRFKRRHRSEDCSGASRSLSRGASCKKATTDGGNGGEKTPLDSKPSMPTSEGGTELELQIPELPLDSNEFWVHEGCILWANGIYLVCGRLYGLQEAVEIAREMKCSHCQEPGATLGCYNKGCSFRYHYPCAIDADCLLNEENFSVRCPKHKPLLPCSLPSLQNKMVKGSLSTEQSERG, from the exons GAGGGTGTTCGAGctactgctctgctgctgaacaGCATGCAGTCCTTTCGGGAGCAAAGTAGTTATCACGGAAACCAGCAGAGCTACCCGCAGGAAGTGCATACTTCATCCCGACTGGAAGAGTTCAGCCCCCGCCAGCAGGCCCAGATGTTCCAGAGCTTTGGAGGAGGTGCTGGCAGTGGACGTCGTGGAGCAACAGGAGCCTCTACAGCAATGCCTG GGAGTGCCCAGTATCAGCAGCAGGCTTCtagccagcagcagcaggtgcagcaGCTGAGACAGCAGATCTATCAATCTCATCAGCCTTTACCCCAGGCTTCCAGCCAGTCTGCTTCTAGCACCTCACACTTGCAGCCAATGCAGCGTCCATCCACCCTGCCTTCCTCTGCTTCAGGCTACCAGTTACGAGTGGGTCAGTTCAGCCAACACTATCAGCCACCTTcgtcatcctcctcctcctctttcccttccccacagcGTTTTGGCCAGTCAGGACAGAATTATGACGGAAGCTACAATGTGAATTCTGGGTCGCAGTACGAAGGCCATGCTGTGGGTTCCAATGCACAGGCCTATGGGACCCAGTCAAACTACAGCTTTCAAACTCAACCGATGAAAAGCTTTGAGCAATCTAAGCTGCCCCAAAGTGGGCAGCAagggcagcagcaacagcaccCACCTCAGCACGTAATGCAGTATTCAAATGCTGCCACCAAACTCTCTCTTCAAAGTCAAGTGGGACAGTATAGCCAGACTGAAGTGCCTGTAAGGTCACCAATGCAGTTCCACCAAAACTTCAGTCCAATCTCTAATCCATCGCCTGCTGCATCTGTGGTTCAGTCTCCAAGCTGCAGCTCTACCCCTTCTCCACTCATGCCAGGTGGAGAAAATCTCCAGTGTGGGCAAGGCAACATGTCCATGGGTTCTCGAAACCGAATCCTGCAGATGATGCCTCAACTTAGTCCTACACCATCTATGATGCCAAGCCCCAATGCTCATGCGGGTGGATTCAAGGGGTTTGGACTGGAAGGACTGCAGGAAAAAAGGCTCACAGATCCAGGACTGAGCAGCCTGAGTGCTCTAAGTTCTCAAGTTGCCAATCTGCCCAACACAGTCCAGCACATGTTGCTCTCGGATGCCTTGGcacctcagaaaaaaagttcCAAAAGATCATCCTCTTCCAAGAAGGCCGACAGCTGTACCAACTCAGAAGGCTCCTCCCAGGCAGAGGAGCAACTCAAGTCTCCCATGGCAGAATCTCTGGATGGTGGCTGTTCCAGTAGTTCAGAGGATCATGGGGAAAGGGTGAGACAGCTGAGTGGCCAGAGCACCAGCTCAGACACCACTTACAAAGGGGGTAATTTAGAGAGACCCAACTCCTCACCAGCACAAGGCTCTCAGAATGAGCCATCAAAACTCAGCAGCAGTCCTGCAGCTAGGGAAGATGTGGCCTCCCCTGATGGGAAGGAAGCTGTGGTGGCTGTGGAAAATGCCCCAAAAGTGAATGAAAAGGCAGTTGGGGTGATTGTCTCCCGGGAAGCCATGACAGGAAGAGTAGAAAAGTCAGGTGGGCAAGATAAACCTGCACAAGATGATGCTTCCACAGCCCCTCAGGCACCAGCTAGCACTAGTGGAGCAAAAGAAGCTGGGCATGCAGGGACTCAGCAAGAAACTCAAGGAGGAGGTAAAGGGAGCAAAAGTGGCGATAACACTAACCATAATGGGGAGGGTAACAGCCAGCCTGGTCATGCAGTTGTTGGGCCAAATTTTCCTGCAAGAACAGAATCTTCCAAGTCTCCTGGCAGTTTAAGGTACAGCTACAAGGATAATATAGCACCTGGTATACAGAGAAGTATTGGTGGCTTTCCACAGTATCCATCTGGTCAAGAAAAGGGGGATTTTCCAGGGCATAGTGAGCGCAAAGGCCGTAATGAGAAGTTTCCTAGCCTCCTACAAGAGGTTTTACAGGGGTACCACCATCATCCAGACAGAAGGTATTCTAGGAATGCACAGGAGCATTCTGGGATGGCTGGGAGTTTGGAGGGAGCCATGAGACCCAATGTTTTAATTAGTCAAACCAATGAATTGACCAATAGAGGCCTCTTAAACAAAAGCATGGGGTCCCTCCTGGAAGGCCCTCACTGGGGTCCCTGGGATAGGAAGTCTAGCAGTGCAGCTGCAGACATGAAGCAGATAAATTTAGCTGATTACCCTATTGCTAGAAAGTTCGATGTGGAGTCTCAGTCTGCTGCCCATGAGGCAGGAGCGCTCTCAGAGAGGAGATCAGTGATCTGTGACATATCTCCATTAAGGCAACTTGTAAGAGATCCTGGCCCTCACCCCATAGGACACATGGGTCCTGAGGCCAGAAGCGGAAGGAGTGAACGTCTTTCCTCTGGCTTGAGCCAGTCAGTAATACTCCCTGGTGGTTTAGTATCCATGGAAACAAAGATGAAAGCTCACAGTGGGCAAATAAAGGAAGAAGATTTTGAACAGTCAAAGAGCTCAGCTAGTctcaacaataaaaaaacaggAGACCATTGTCATCCTGCTGGTATCAAGCATGAATCTTTCCGAGGCAatgccagccctggagctgcagtctCCGATGCTGCTCCAGACTACATGCCCCAGCAGGACAACAGATCGACACAGATGAGACGAGGACCTGGCAGAACTGGAAGGGGTAAATCACCCTCTCAATATCAGGATCTTGCTGATAAGCTGAAAATGTCACCAGGCAGAAGCAGAGGCCCTGGGGCAGATCTACATCACATGAACCCACACATGACACTATCTGAAAGAGTTAGCAGGGGTTCCTTGCATTCTGTCTACCCTCAGAATTCAGAAGGCCCATCTCTGGCTTCGGCATATCACGCGAATGCTAGGCCTCATGCTTTTGGTGACCCCAACCAGAGTCTGAATTCCCAGTATCATTACAAGAGACAGATATACCAGCAACAGCAAGAAGAATACAAAGATTGGGCAAGCAGCGCTGCTCAGGGTGTgattgctgcagctcagcacaggcaggaaggagcaAGGAAAAGCCCGAGACAGCAGCAGTTTCTGGAAAGAGTAAGGAGTCCCTTAAAAAATGACAAGGATGGAATGATGTACCTTCAAGGTAGCTCTTACCATGATACTGGAAGCCAGGAAGCTGGGCGCTGTGTCATGGGGAGTGACAGTACTCAGAGCAAATGCACCGAACTGAAACACGGCAGCCAGAAATTGCAGCACCATGAATCTGGTTGGGACCTCTCTCGGCAAACTTCTCCTGCCAAAAGCAGCGGCCCTCTTGGAGCAGCCAACCAAAAAAGATTTTGCCCTCAAGACAGCGATGGGCATCGACGAGAGGAATCTACAGATTTGCCCAAGCCTAGTAATGCTATGCTTAGGCTCCCTGGCCAGGAGGACCAGTCTCCGCAAAACCCATTAATTATGAGGAGGAGGGTGCGTTCTTTCATCTCTCCTATCCCTACCAAAAGACAGCCACATGATATGAAGAACAGTGGCAGTGAAGATAAAGGGCGACTGATGACTTCAACAAAAGAAGGTGCCGATAAAACATACAACTCCTATGCTCATTCATCTCAAAGCCAAGATGCTGGCAAGTCAGTTGCAAAGGGAGATTCCTTCAAGGACCTGCCAAGTCCTGATAATAGGAATTGTCCTGCTGTTTCCCTCACAAGCCCAGCGAAGACCAAAATATTGCCCCCAAGAAAGGGGCGAGGATTAAAACTGGAAGCTATTGTTCAGAAAATTACATCTCCCAATATCAGGAGAAGTGTTTCTGCCAACAGTGCTGAAACTGGTCCAGATACTGTCACTCTTGATGACATCCTGTCCCTCAAGAGTGGGCCTGAAGGAGGAAATGTGGCTGGACATGGACCAGAGGCTGAGAAGAGAAAAGGGGAGATATCAGATGAAGTGGGGCCAGCAAGCCAGGATACAACTGGTGAAAAAACTGTTCCAAGATCTTCAGAAGAATGGCAAAGCAGCGAGgatgataaaaacaaaaaagaggtcCCTGAAACTGCCGGTATTGGCAAAGAGGGAGCAGGATCCAGTGCAGCACCACCACCTTCTCAGAAGTCAAGTGGTCAGGGAAGGTCTGATGGATCTATAAGTGGAGCTGGAACTCTGACCTTTTCTGACTCAAAAACAATTTCCCCTTCCAGTGTGTTCATTTCTGAACCAAATCCAAAGTCTGAGGAAAAAGATGGAGATGTGACAAACATTTCGCCCAAGCCAGATGGTTTCCCTCCAAAGGGATATTTCccctctggaaagaaaaaagggaggcCAATTGGGAGTGTGAACaagcagaagaagcagcagcaacagcagcagctgcctgtgcccccgcctccccagccagcaccaTCACAGCCTGCAGAAGGGGTGGGTGCTGGTGAGCCAAAGCCCAAGAGGCAAAGGAGGGAGAGGCGAaaacctgcagcacagccacggAAGCGGAAGCCTAGACGGGCTGCTCCAATCGTGGAGCCTCAAGAACCAGAGATCAAGCTTAAATATGCTACCCAGTCTGTAGATAAAAGTGACTCCAAGAATAAGTCCTTTTTCCCTTATATTCATGTGGTAAACAAGTGTGAATTAGGCGCTGTGTGCACAATCATAaatgcagaggaagaggagcagaacAAATTGGTGAGGGGTCGGAAAGGACAGAGGTCTTCAACACCCCCTCCTAGCAATGCGGAGAGCAAAGTGCTGCCCACCTCAACTTTCATGCTGCAAGGCCCTGTAGTAACGGAGTCTTCTGTCTTGGGGCATCTGGTTTGCTGCCTGTGTGGCAAATGGGCCAGCTATCGTAACATGGGTGACCTCTTTGGTCCTTTCTACCCCCAGGATTACGCAGCTACTTTGCCCAAGAATCCACCTCCAAAGAGGgccacagaaatgcagagcaAGGTGAAGGTACGGCACAAAAGTGCTTCTAATGGTTCCAAGACAGATactgaagaggaggaggaacagcAACAACAGAAGGAACAAAGAAGCCTGGCTGCTCATCCCCGCTTTAAGAGGCGGCACCGCTCTGAGGACTGTAGCGGAGCCTCTCGGTCACTTTCAAGGGGAGCTTCTTGTAAAAAAGCAACCACTGATGGTGGCAATGGTGGTGAAAAGACTCCTTTGGACTCAAAACCATCTATGCCCACTTCAGAAGGTGGCACTGAGCTGGAGTTACAAATTCCTGAACTACCTCTTGACAGCAATGAATTTTGGGTCCATGAGGGTTGTATTCTCTGGGCCAATGGGATCTACCTGGTCTGTGGCAGGCTCTATGGGCTGCAGGAAGCTGTGGAGATTGCGAGAGAGATG
- the TCF20 gene encoding transcription factor 20 isoform X4 — translation MLREGVRATALLLNSMQSFREQSSYHGNQQSYPQEVHTSSRLEEFSPRQQAQMFQSFGGGAGSGRRGATGASTAMPGESSGHQSYQGFRKEAGEFYYMAANKDPVVSGGQQPPQRRPSGPVQSYGPPQGSSFGNQYGSEGHVGQFQTQHSTLGGVSHYQQDYTGPFSPGSAQYQQQASSQQQQVQQLRQQIYQSHQPLPQASSQSASSTSHLQPMQRPSTLPSSASGYQLRVGQFSQHYQPPSSSSSSSFPSPQRFGQSGQNYDGSYNVNSGSQYEGHAVGSNAQAYGTQSNYSFQTQPMKSFEQSKLPQSGQQGQQQQHPPQHVMQYSNAATKLSLQSQVGQYSQTEVPVRSPMQFHQNFSPISNPSPAASVVQSPSCSSTPSPLMPGGENLQCGQGNMSMGSRNRILQMMPQLSPTPSMMPSPNAHAGGFKGFGLEGLQEKRLTDPGLSSLSALSSQVANLPNTVQHMLLSDALAPQKKSSKRSSSSKKADSCTNSEGSSQAEEQLKSPMAESLDGGCSSSSEDHGERVRQLSGQSTSSDTTYKGGNLERPNSSPAQGSQNEPSKLSSSPAAREDVASPDGKEAVVAVENAPKVNEKAVGVIVSREAMTGRVEKSGGQDKPAQDDASTAPQAPASTSGAKEAGHAGTQQETQGGGKGSKSGDNTNHNGEGNSQPGHAVVGPNFPARTESSKSPGSLRYSYKDNIAPGIQRSIGGFPQYPSGQEKGDFPGHSERKGRNEKFPSLLQEVLQGYHHHPDRRYSRNAQEHSGMAGSLEGAMRPNVLISQTNELTNRGLLNKSMGSLLEGPHWGPWDRKSSSAAADMKQINLADYPIARKFDVESQSAAHEAGALSERRSVICDISPLRQLVRDPGPHPIGHMGPEARSGRSERLSSGLSQSVILPGGLVSMETKMKAHSGQIKEEDFEQSKSSASLNNKKTGDHCHPAGIKHESFRGNASPGAAVSDAAPDYMPQQDNRSTQMRRGPGRTGRGKSPSQYQDLADKLKMSPGRSRGPGADLHHMNPHMTLSERVSRGSLHSVYPQNSEGPSLASAYHANARPHAFGDPNQSLNSQYHYKRQIYQQQQEEYKDWASSAAQGVIAAAQHRQEGARKSPRQQQFLERVRSPLKNDKDGMMYLQGSSYHDTGSQEAGRCVMGSDSTQSKCTELKHGSQKLQHHESGWDLSRQTSPAKSSGPLGAANQKRFCPQDSDGHRREESTDLPKPSNAMLRLPGQEDQSPQNPLIMRRRVRSFISPIPTKRQPHDMKNSGSEDKGRLMTSTKEGADKTYNSYAHSSQSQDAGKSVAKGDSFKDLPSPDNRNCPAVSLTSPAKTKILPPRKGRGLKLEAIVQKITSPNIRRSVSANSAETGPDTVTLDDILSLKSGPEGGNVAGHGPEAEKRKGEISDEVGPASQDTTGEKTVPRSSEEWQSSEDDKNKKEVPETAGIGKEGAGSSAAPPPSQKSSGQGRSDGSISGAGTLTFSDSKTISPSSVFISEPNPKSEEKDGDVTNISPKPDGFPPKGYFPSGKKKGRPIGSVNKQKKQQQQQQLPVPPPPQPAPSQPAEGVGAGEPKPKRQRRERRKPAAQPRKRKPRRAAPIVEPQEPEIKLKYATQSVDKSDSKNKSFFPYIHVVNKCELGAVCTIINAEEEEQNKLVRGRKGQRSSTPPPSNAESKVLPTSTFMLQGPVVTESSVLGHLVCCLCGKWASYRNMGDLFGPFYPQDYAATLPKNPPPKRATEMQSKVKVRHKSASNGSKTDTEEEEEQQQQKEQRSLAAHPRFKRRHRSEDCSGASRSLSRGASCKKATTDGGNGGEKTPLDSKPSMPTSEGGTELELQIPELPLDSNEFWVHEGCILWANGIYLVCGRLYGLQEAVEIAREMKCSHCQEPGATLGCYNKGCSFRYHYPCAIDADCLLNEENFSVRCPKHKVRLLR, via the coding sequence GAGGGTGTTCGAGctactgctctgctgctgaacaGCATGCAGTCCTTTCGGGAGCAAAGTAGTTATCACGGAAACCAGCAGAGCTACCCGCAGGAAGTGCATACTTCATCCCGACTGGAAGAGTTCAGCCCCCGCCAGCAGGCCCAGATGTTCCAGAGCTTTGGAGGAGGTGCTGGCAGTGGACGTCGTGGAGCAACAGGAGCCTCTACAGCAATGCCTGGTGAGAGCTCTGGCCATCAGAGCTACCAAGGTTTCAGAAAAGAAGCAGGAGAGTTTTACTATATGGCTGCCAACAAAGATCCAGTGGTGTcaggagggcagcagccacCTCAGCGCAGGCCTTCTGGACCAGTACAGAGCTATGGGCCCCCTCAAGGGAGTAGCTTTGGGAATCAGTATGGGAGTGAGGGACATGTGGGCCAGTTCCAAACACAACACTCGACCCTTGGGGGTGTATCCCACTATCAACAGGATTATACTGGTCCTTTTTCTCCAGGGAGTGCCCAGTATCAGCAGCAGGCTTCtagccagcagcagcaggtgcagcaGCTGAGACAGCAGATCTATCAATCTCATCAGCCTTTACCCCAGGCTTCCAGCCAGTCTGCTTCTAGCACCTCACACTTGCAGCCAATGCAGCGTCCATCCACCCTGCCTTCCTCTGCTTCAGGCTACCAGTTACGAGTGGGTCAGTTCAGCCAACACTATCAGCCACCTTcgtcatcctcctcctcctctttcccttccccacagcGTTTTGGCCAGTCAGGACAGAATTATGACGGAAGCTACAATGTGAATTCTGGGTCGCAGTACGAAGGCCATGCTGTGGGTTCCAATGCACAGGCCTATGGGACCCAGTCAAACTACAGCTTTCAAACTCAACCGATGAAAAGCTTTGAGCAATCTAAGCTGCCCCAAAGTGGGCAGCAagggcagcagcaacagcaccCACCTCAGCACGTAATGCAGTATTCAAATGCTGCCACCAAACTCTCTCTTCAAAGTCAAGTGGGACAGTATAGCCAGACTGAAGTGCCTGTAAGGTCACCAATGCAGTTCCACCAAAACTTCAGTCCAATCTCTAATCCATCGCCTGCTGCATCTGTGGTTCAGTCTCCAAGCTGCAGCTCTACCCCTTCTCCACTCATGCCAGGTGGAGAAAATCTCCAGTGTGGGCAAGGCAACATGTCCATGGGTTCTCGAAACCGAATCCTGCAGATGATGCCTCAACTTAGTCCTACACCATCTATGATGCCAAGCCCCAATGCTCATGCGGGTGGATTCAAGGGGTTTGGACTGGAAGGACTGCAGGAAAAAAGGCTCACAGATCCAGGACTGAGCAGCCTGAGTGCTCTAAGTTCTCAAGTTGCCAATCTGCCCAACACAGTCCAGCACATGTTGCTCTCGGATGCCTTGGcacctcagaaaaaaagttcCAAAAGATCATCCTCTTCCAAGAAGGCCGACAGCTGTACCAACTCAGAAGGCTCCTCCCAGGCAGAGGAGCAACTCAAGTCTCCCATGGCAGAATCTCTGGATGGTGGCTGTTCCAGTAGTTCAGAGGATCATGGGGAAAGGGTGAGACAGCTGAGTGGCCAGAGCACCAGCTCAGACACCACTTACAAAGGGGGTAATTTAGAGAGACCCAACTCCTCACCAGCACAAGGCTCTCAGAATGAGCCATCAAAACTCAGCAGCAGTCCTGCAGCTAGGGAAGATGTGGCCTCCCCTGATGGGAAGGAAGCTGTGGTGGCTGTGGAAAATGCCCCAAAAGTGAATGAAAAGGCAGTTGGGGTGATTGTCTCCCGGGAAGCCATGACAGGAAGAGTAGAAAAGTCAGGTGGGCAAGATAAACCTGCACAAGATGATGCTTCCACAGCCCCTCAGGCACCAGCTAGCACTAGTGGAGCAAAAGAAGCTGGGCATGCAGGGACTCAGCAAGAAACTCAAGGAGGAGGTAAAGGGAGCAAAAGTGGCGATAACACTAACCATAATGGGGAGGGTAACAGCCAGCCTGGTCATGCAGTTGTTGGGCCAAATTTTCCTGCAAGAACAGAATCTTCCAAGTCTCCTGGCAGTTTAAGGTACAGCTACAAGGATAATATAGCACCTGGTATACAGAGAAGTATTGGTGGCTTTCCACAGTATCCATCTGGTCAAGAAAAGGGGGATTTTCCAGGGCATAGTGAGCGCAAAGGCCGTAATGAGAAGTTTCCTAGCCTCCTACAAGAGGTTTTACAGGGGTACCACCATCATCCAGACAGAAGGTATTCTAGGAATGCACAGGAGCATTCTGGGATGGCTGGGAGTTTGGAGGGAGCCATGAGACCCAATGTTTTAATTAGTCAAACCAATGAATTGACCAATAGAGGCCTCTTAAACAAAAGCATGGGGTCCCTCCTGGAAGGCCCTCACTGGGGTCCCTGGGATAGGAAGTCTAGCAGTGCAGCTGCAGACATGAAGCAGATAAATTTAGCTGATTACCCTATTGCTAGAAAGTTCGATGTGGAGTCTCAGTCTGCTGCCCATGAGGCAGGAGCGCTCTCAGAGAGGAGATCAGTGATCTGTGACATATCTCCATTAAGGCAACTTGTAAGAGATCCTGGCCCTCACCCCATAGGACACATGGGTCCTGAGGCCAGAAGCGGAAGGAGTGAACGTCTTTCCTCTGGCTTGAGCCAGTCAGTAATACTCCCTGGTGGTTTAGTATCCATGGAAACAAAGATGAAAGCTCACAGTGGGCAAATAAAGGAAGAAGATTTTGAACAGTCAAAGAGCTCAGCTAGTctcaacaataaaaaaacaggAGACCATTGTCATCCTGCTGGTATCAAGCATGAATCTTTCCGAGGCAatgccagccctggagctgcagtctCCGATGCTGCTCCAGACTACATGCCCCAGCAGGACAACAGATCGACACAGATGAGACGAGGACCTGGCAGAACTGGAAGGGGTAAATCACCCTCTCAATATCAGGATCTTGCTGATAAGCTGAAAATGTCACCAGGCAGAAGCAGAGGCCCTGGGGCAGATCTACATCACATGAACCCACACATGACACTATCTGAAAGAGTTAGCAGGGGTTCCTTGCATTCTGTCTACCCTCAGAATTCAGAAGGCCCATCTCTGGCTTCGGCATATCACGCGAATGCTAGGCCTCATGCTTTTGGTGACCCCAACCAGAGTCTGAATTCCCAGTATCATTACAAGAGACAGATATACCAGCAACAGCAAGAAGAATACAAAGATTGGGCAAGCAGCGCTGCTCAGGGTGTgattgctgcagctcagcacaggcaggaaggagcaAGGAAAAGCCCGAGACAGCAGCAGTTTCTGGAAAGAGTAAGGAGTCCCTTAAAAAATGACAAGGATGGAATGATGTACCTTCAAGGTAGCTCTTACCATGATACTGGAAGCCAGGAAGCTGGGCGCTGTGTCATGGGGAGTGACAGTACTCAGAGCAAATGCACCGAACTGAAACACGGCAGCCAGAAATTGCAGCACCATGAATCTGGTTGGGACCTCTCTCGGCAAACTTCTCCTGCCAAAAGCAGCGGCCCTCTTGGAGCAGCCAACCAAAAAAGATTTTGCCCTCAAGACAGCGATGGGCATCGACGAGAGGAATCTACAGATTTGCCCAAGCCTAGTAATGCTATGCTTAGGCTCCCTGGCCAGGAGGACCAGTCTCCGCAAAACCCATTAATTATGAGGAGGAGGGTGCGTTCTTTCATCTCTCCTATCCCTACCAAAAGACAGCCACATGATATGAAGAACAGTGGCAGTGAAGATAAAGGGCGACTGATGACTTCAACAAAAGAAGGTGCCGATAAAACATACAACTCCTATGCTCATTCATCTCAAAGCCAAGATGCTGGCAAGTCAGTTGCAAAGGGAGATTCCTTCAAGGACCTGCCAAGTCCTGATAATAGGAATTGTCCTGCTGTTTCCCTCACAAGCCCAGCGAAGACCAAAATATTGCCCCCAAGAAAGGGGCGAGGATTAAAACTGGAAGCTATTGTTCAGAAAATTACATCTCCCAATATCAGGAGAAGTGTTTCTGCCAACAGTGCTGAAACTGGTCCAGATACTGTCACTCTTGATGACATCCTGTCCCTCAAGAGTGGGCCTGAAGGAGGAAATGTGGCTGGACATGGACCAGAGGCTGAGAAGAGAAAAGGGGAGATATCAGATGAAGTGGGGCCAGCAAGCCAGGATACAACTGGTGAAAAAACTGTTCCAAGATCTTCAGAAGAATGGCAAAGCAGCGAGgatgataaaaacaaaaaagaggtcCCTGAAACTGCCGGTATTGGCAAAGAGGGAGCAGGATCCAGTGCAGCACCACCACCTTCTCAGAAGTCAAGTGGTCAGGGAAGGTCTGATGGATCTATAAGTGGAGCTGGAACTCTGACCTTTTCTGACTCAAAAACAATTTCCCCTTCCAGTGTGTTCATTTCTGAACCAAATCCAAAGTCTGAGGAAAAAGATGGAGATGTGACAAACATTTCGCCCAAGCCAGATGGTTTCCCTCCAAAGGGATATTTCccctctggaaagaaaaaagggaggcCAATTGGGAGTGTGAACaagcagaagaagcagcagcaacagcagcagctgcctgtgcccccgcctccccagccagcaccaTCACAGCCTGCAGAAGGGGTGGGTGCTGGTGAGCCAAAGCCCAAGAGGCAAAGGAGGGAGAGGCGAaaacctgcagcacagccacggAAGCGGAAGCCTAGACGGGCTGCTCCAATCGTGGAGCCTCAAGAACCAGAGATCAAGCTTAAATATGCTACCCAGTCTGTAGATAAAAGTGACTCCAAGAATAAGTCCTTTTTCCCTTATATTCATGTGGTAAACAAGTGTGAATTAGGCGCTGTGTGCACAATCATAaatgcagaggaagaggagcagaacAAATTGGTGAGGGGTCGGAAAGGACAGAGGTCTTCAACACCCCCTCCTAGCAATGCGGAGAGCAAAGTGCTGCCCACCTCAACTTTCATGCTGCAAGGCCCTGTAGTAACGGAGTCTTCTGTCTTGGGGCATCTGGTTTGCTGCCTGTGTGGCAAATGGGCCAGCTATCGTAACATGGGTGACCTCTTTGGTCCTTTCTACCCCCAGGATTACGCAGCTACTTTGCCCAAGAATCCACCTCCAAAGAGGgccacagaaatgcagagcaAGGTGAAGGTACGGCACAAAAGTGCTTCTAATGGTTCCAAGACAGATactgaagaggaggaggaacagcAACAACAGAAGGAACAAAGAAGCCTGGCTGCTCATCCCCGCTTTAAGAGGCGGCACCGCTCTGAGGACTGTAGCGGAGCCTCTCGGTCACTTTCAAGGGGAGCTTCTTGTAAAAAAGCAACCACTGATGGTGGCAATGGTGGTGAAAAGACTCCTTTGGACTCAAAACCATCTATGCCCACTTCAGAAGGTGGCACTGAGCTGGAGTTACAAATTCCTGAACTACCTCTTGACAGCAATGAATTTTGGGTCCATGAGGGTTGTATTCTCTGGGCCAATGGGATCTACCTGGTCTGTGGCAGGCTCTATGGGCTGCAGGAAGCTGTGGAGATTGCGAGAGAGATG